The Epinephelus lanceolatus isolate andai-2023 chromosome 21, ASM4190304v1, whole genome shotgun sequence genome has a segment encoding these proteins:
- the pdap1a gene encoding pdgfa associated protein 1a translates to MPRGGKRGHKGRGKQFSNPDEIDRQMRAQKELEENPGADKESSADSDEESSSEDESDSRKRSGVEGLIEIENPNRVSQKSKKVAELDVDAPRELSRREREEIEKQKSKERYMKLHYEGKTEQARADLARLAIIKKQREDAAKKRDELRKEKEAEEAKAKR, encoded by the exons ATGCCTCGGGGCG GGAAGAGGGGCCACAAGGGCAGAGGGAAGCAATTCAGCAACCCTGATGAGATTGACCGACAGATGAGAGCACAGAAAGAGTTG GAAGAAAATCCTGGTGCAGACAAGGAGAGCTCTGCAGATTCTGatgaagagagcagcagtgaagATGAATCTGAC TCCAGGAAGAGGAGTGGAGTGGAGGGGCTTATAGAGATCGAGAATCCCAACCGTGTGTCTCAGAAGAGCAAGAAGGTGGCTGAGTTAGACGTTGATGCTCCCAGAGAGCTGTCTCGGAGGGAGAG AGAGGAGATCGAGAAGCAGAAATCAAAGGAACGCTACATGAAGCTCCATTATGAGGGGAAGACTGAGCAGGCCAGGGCCGACCTGGCCAGACTGGCCATCATCAAGAAACAGAGGGAGGACGCTGCCAAGAAGAGAGATGAACTCAGGAAAG aaaaagAAGCTGAAGAAGCCAAAGCAAAGCGCTAG